The following proteins are co-located in the Planococcus plakortidis genome:
- a CDS encoding LysM peptidoglycan-binding domain-containing protein encodes MKKQIVTLTAIAALSVGAASTASANSSYTVQSGDTLWGISQEKNVSVQNLKNWNDLSSDLIFPNDTLSVEGKEQASMKSSNSSSTYTVKSGDTLFKIASAHGISLDQLMSWNNISGHMIYPGQEFAVKGAAAKAAAPAAKAPAKEAPKSTQAAPTPASAPAAAKPAAASSQAGKEMTVSATAYTAYCAGCSGITRTGIDLRSNPNQKVIAVDPSVIPLGSKVWVEGYGTAIAGDTGGAIKGNKIDVFIPTQSEALKWGRKNITIKVLD; translated from the coding sequence ATGAAAAAGCAAATCGTTACACTAACGGCAATCGCGGCATTAAGTGTAGGCGCAGCATCTACAGCAAGCGCTAATTCATCGTATACAGTTCAGTCAGGTGACACTCTTTGGGGAATCTCACAAGAAAAGAACGTTTCCGTTCAAAATCTTAAAAACTGGAACGACTTATCATCAGATCTGATTTTCCCGAATGACACGCTTTCTGTTGAAGGAAAAGAACAGGCATCCATGAAATCATCGAACTCATCATCTACCTATACAGTTAAAAGCGGCGACACTTTGTTCAAGATCGCTTCCGCACACGGAATCTCATTGGATCAATTGATGAGCTGGAACAACATCTCCGGCCACATGATCTATCCTGGACAAGAATTCGCAGTTAAAGGTGCAGCAGCGAAAGCGGCAGCGCCAGCAGCAAAAGCTCCAGCTAAAGAAGCGCCAAAATCAACTCAGGCAGCACCAACACCTGCAAGCGCGCCGGCAGCCGCTAAACCAGCAGCAGCTTCTAGCCAAGCAGGCAAAGAAATGACAGTATCCGCAACAGCTTACACAGCTTATTGCGCAGGCTGCTCAGGCATCACGCGTACTGGAATTGACTTGCGTTCGAACCCGAACCAAAAAGTCATCGCAGTTGACCCATCTGTCATCCCACTCGGTTCAAAAGTATGGGTTGAAGGATACGGAACAGCTATCGCTGGCGATACTGGCGGAGCGATCAAAGGAAACAAAATCGACGTTTTCATCCCGACTCAAAGCGAAGCTTTGAAATGGGGACGCAAAAACATCACAATCAAAGTACTAGACTAA
- a CDS encoding NAD(P)/FAD-dependent oxidoreductase: MEEREIFDITIIGGGPTGLFASFYGGMRKMKVKVLDSLPQLGGQLMELYPDKFIYDIGGFPKVLAKDLVDNLVEQAKYGDPEICLEETVASVEREDEHFVITTDKGAHYSKAILLTAGVGAFHPRKLAVDGAEQFEGKTLHYGVKDLTLFSDKKVVVLGGGDSAVDWAMMLENVASQVTLSHRREKMTAHEANIDTMMQSTVEVKKPFNVKELVGENGEIRELVLEDKEGNEERLEVDHVVVNYGNITSLGPIKEWGLEMEKNSVIVNSKMETNIPGIYAAGDIATYEGKVKLIAVGFGEAPTAINNAKSYLDPKSRVQPLHSTSVFK; encoded by the coding sequence ATGGAAGAACGTGAAATCTTCGATATTACAATCATCGGCGGCGGCCCGACCGGCTTGTTCGCTTCGTTTTATGGCGGCATGCGCAAAATGAAAGTGAAAGTGCTGGATAGCCTCCCGCAGCTTGGCGGGCAATTGATGGAATTGTACCCGGATAAATTCATCTATGATATCGGCGGCTTCCCGAAAGTGCTGGCGAAAGATTTGGTGGATAATTTGGTCGAGCAGGCCAAATACGGCGATCCCGAGATTTGCCTGGAAGAAACGGTGGCATCAGTCGAACGGGAAGATGAGCATTTTGTCATTACGACGGACAAAGGCGCCCATTACTCGAAAGCGATCCTGTTGACGGCTGGCGTCGGGGCTTTCCACCCGCGTAAATTGGCGGTTGACGGCGCTGAACAATTTGAAGGCAAGACTTTGCATTATGGCGTAAAAGATTTAACTTTGTTCAGCGATAAAAAAGTCGTGGTCCTCGGTGGGGGCGACTCTGCAGTGGACTGGGCGATGATGCTTGAGAACGTCGCTTCCCAAGTGACGCTGAGCCATCGCCGCGAAAAAATGACGGCTCACGAAGCGAATATCGACACGATGATGCAGTCGACGGTGGAAGTGAAGAAGCCGTTCAACGTCAAGGAACTGGTCGGCGAGAACGGCGAAATCCGCGAGCTCGTACTCGAAGACAAAGAAGGCAACGAAGAGCGCCTGGAAGTCGACCACGTCGTCGTCAACTACGGCAATATCACATCGCTCGGCCCGATCAAGGAATGGGGTCTTGAGATGGAGAAGAACTCGGTCATCGTCAATTCCAAGATGGAGACGAATATACCGGGCATCTATGCTGCGGGCGACATCGCCACATACGAAGGAAAAGTGAAATTGATCGCAGTCGGCTTCGGTGAAGCGCCGACCGCCATCAATAATGCGAAATCTTACTTGGATCCGAAATCCAGAGTACAGCCTTTGCATAGCACGAGCGTATTTAAATAA
- the tatC gene encoding twin-arginine translocase subunit TatC produces the protein MDPYGENKLISPLHKKKASEDLSGQEKQKADSGTGHETGGVPREPNPGGKQKPPEDPEETVETLVDHLGDLRKQLIKSSIVFLFFLLLVFSTLNFWFPYVVKGNDLVILGPLEVVKFYTSISATMALGLSLPFLIHFIWQFVKPGLEESEARFLGLYSPVMLLLFLFGVAFGYFIVNPLSYQFLIGLGAANFDVMISANEYVHFLIMTTIPLGLLFEMPVLALFLSSIGVLTSVSMKKVRKWSYLGLAIVSALITPPDFLSQLLVLVPMAGLYEASIFVVKRMEARNERMGDTTV, from the coding sequence ATGGATCCGTACGGAGAAAACAAGCTGATCAGTCCCCTGCATAAGAAAAAGGCGAGCGAAGACCTGTCGGGACAGGAAAAGCAGAAGGCCGACTCCGGAACGGGGCACGAAACCGGAGGCGTGCCAAGGGAGCCGAATCCAGGAGGGAAGCAAAAGCCCCCTGAAGATCCTGAAGAAACGGTGGAAACTTTAGTCGATCATTTGGGGGATTTAAGGAAGCAATTGATCAAAAGCTCCATTGTGTTCCTGTTTTTCCTGTTGCTCGTCTTTTCCACGCTGAATTTCTGGTTTCCCTATGTGGTGAAAGGCAATGATTTGGTGATACTCGGGCCTCTGGAAGTCGTGAAATTCTATACATCGATTTCGGCTACGATGGCGCTTGGTTTGTCCCTGCCATTTTTGATCCATTTCATTTGGCAGTTCGTCAAACCTGGGCTTGAAGAAAGCGAAGCCAGGTTTCTCGGGTTGTACTCACCGGTCATGCTGCTATTGTTTCTGTTCGGTGTCGCTTTCGGTTATTTCATTGTCAATCCACTAAGCTATCAGTTCTTGATTGGACTTGGAGCAGCGAATTTCGATGTGATGATCTCGGCGAATGAATATGTCCATTTCTTGATCATGACCACCATCCCGCTCGGATTGTTGTTCGAAATGCCTGTCTTGGCATTATTTCTGTCATCGATCGGCGTCCTGACATCGGTTTCGATGAAAAAAGTGCGAAAGTGGTCGTACCTTGGCTTGGCGATTGTTTCGGCCCTTATCACGCCACCGGATTTTCTCAGCCAGCTGTTGGTTTTGGTGCCGATGGCCGGGCTTTACGAAGCCAGCATCTTTGTGGTGAAAAGAATGGAAGCGCGAAACGAGCGCATGGGAGATACCACTGTCTAA
- a CDS encoding NUDIX hydrolase, whose translation MEMANWKGAAGVCINERNEILLVLMKAPEEDSKWSVPASGLETGETLEQCCEREFEEVTGLTVKAGEILKKRDGSYENAAVSFDLHYFRVEVTGGELIIPKDDFLIEDIAWKSIEEIGNLELAYPDDLELFKSLIAA comes from the coding sequence ATGGAAATGGCGAATTGGAAAGGCGCTGCTGGCGTCTGTATAAATGAACGGAATGAAATTTTATTGGTACTGATGAAAGCACCGGAGGAAGACAGTAAATGGTCGGTTCCTGCAAGCGGCCTGGAAACGGGCGAAACGCTCGAACAATGCTGTGAGCGTGAGTTCGAGGAAGTGACGGGGCTGACGGTCAAGGCCGGAGAGATCTTGAAGAAGCGGGACGGCAGTTACGAAAATGCCGCCGTGTCATTCGATTTGCATTATTTTCGGGTGGAAGTGACAGGCGGCGAATTGATCATTCCGAAAGATGATTTTTTGATCGAGGATATCGCCTGGAAATCCATCGAAGAAATCGGAAATTTGGAGCTTGCGTATCCGGATGACTTGGAGCTTTTCAAATCACTTATTGCAGCTTGA
- a CDS encoding GNAT family N-acetyltransferase: MPMEIREIEDLREVDATSLIEESESEGYRFLRRLVDQYEDGSNRFDRQGEVLYGVFDPHGKLVAIGGLNRDPYSTKEGIGRLRRLYIAEAVRREGIGTKLLQAIIDYAKGQFSELVVRTDSASADAFYRANGFSGDVGLPDVTHRLVLEQHAANK; encoded by the coding sequence ATGCCGATGGAAATCAGAGAAATCGAAGACTTGCGTGAAGTGGATGCCACAAGTCTTATAGAGGAAAGTGAATCGGAAGGATACCGCTTCTTAAGGAGGCTTGTCGATCAATACGAAGATGGAAGCAACCGCTTCGACCGCCAGGGAGAAGTATTGTATGGCGTGTTCGATCCGCATGGCAAATTGGTCGCAATCGGCGGATTGAACAGGGACCCTTATTCCACGAAGGAAGGAATAGGCAGGTTGCGGCGCCTTTATATCGCAGAAGCTGTAAGGAGGGAAGGGATCGGGACGAAACTGCTGCAAGCAATCATCGATTATGCAAAAGGGCAATTCAGTGAGCTTGTGGTACGGACGGATTCCGCATCGGCGGACGCCTTTTACCGTGCAAATGGTTTCTCGGGAGATGTCGGTTTGCCGGATGTCACGCATCGGCTCGTTTTGGAGCAGCACGCCGCAAATAAATAG
- a CDS encoding amino acid ABC transporter ATP-binding protein: MSMIRVENLKKSFGDLEVIKDMSTVVEPKEVICVIGPSGSGKSTFLRCLNRLEDISGGHVYIEGTDITDPKVDINKVRQDVGMVFQQFNLFPHKTVLENVTLAPVKLKKADQKAAEKKAYELLDKVGLREKAKAYPGELSGGQKQRVAIARALAMDPKIMLFDEPTSALDPEMVGDVLDVMKQLAREGMTMVVVTHEMGFAAEMGDRVLFIDGGYIVEENVPKELFGNPQHERTKAFLSKVL, translated from the coding sequence ATGAGTATGATCAGAGTGGAAAACCTCAAAAAATCATTCGGAGACCTGGAAGTCATCAAAGACATGAGTACCGTCGTCGAGCCGAAGGAAGTCATCTGCGTCATCGGCCCATCAGGATCGGGTAAAAGTACATTCCTCCGTTGCTTGAACCGGCTGGAAGATATCAGCGGAGGCCATGTATATATAGAAGGAACGGATATCACCGATCCAAAAGTCGATATCAATAAAGTGCGGCAAGATGTCGGGATGGTGTTCCAGCAGTTCAATTTATTCCCGCATAAAACCGTTCTGGAAAACGTCACGCTGGCGCCGGTGAAGTTGAAAAAAGCGGATCAGAAAGCGGCCGAAAAGAAAGCATACGAATTGCTGGATAAGGTCGGGCTTCGTGAAAAGGCGAAGGCGTACCCGGGTGAATTATCCGGTGGGCAGAAACAGCGCGTCGCGATTGCCCGTGCCCTTGCGATGGACCCGAAAATCATGCTGTTCGATGAGCCGACTTCAGCGCTTGACCCGGAAATGGTCGGGGACGTGCTGGATGTTATGAAACAACTTGCGAGAGAAGGGATGACGATGGTCGTCGTAACCCATGAAATGGGCTTTGCGGCGGAAATGGGCGACCGCGTGCTGTTCATCGACGGCGGCTACATCGTCGAAGAGAATGTGCCGAAGGAATTGTTCGGCAATCCGCAACATGAACGGACGAAAGCGTTCTTGAGTAAAGTGTTGTAA
- a CDS encoding GMC family oxidoreductase produces MATTLDKVDVVTVGVGWTGGIIAAECAKEGLKVIGLERGQERSTADYSMVHDEYRYAVRYELMQDLSKETITFRNSRNQRALPMRQLGSFLLGEGLGGAGTHWNGQTWRFLPYDFEIKSMTDEKYGANKLPAEYTLQDWGITYDELEPYFDKFEKTAGISGEDKNPFWGTRSAEYPTPPMKKTPLLSKFETATSNLGYTPFMLPSANLSEAYENPDGQQISACQYCGFCERFGCEYGAKTSPEITVVPTARETGNYDIRFNANVVEVLKEGDRVTGVRYIDTVTFEEFIQPAEVVVLTSYVLNNAKLLMVSEIGQMYDPETGRGSLGKNYAYQILPGASGFFDEQMNVFMGAGALGMSIDDFNGDAFDHGDLDFIHGASLSMTQTGSRPIATNPLPPDTPAWGAEFKKASIENYTRTLSVGGQGASMPHRDNYMTLDGTYKDIYGLPLLQLTYNFTDQDRALHKYITEKAAEIMQEMGAKTVVGRSPISDYDIVPYQTTHNTGGTIMGADPETSVVNNYLQHWDMENLFVVGAGNFAHNGGYNPTGTVGALAYRCAEGVIKYSQDGGSLV; encoded by the coding sequence ATGGCGACAACACTGGATAAAGTAGACGTAGTAACGGTAGGGGTCGGATGGACAGGCGGCATCATCGCGGCAGAATGTGCCAAAGAAGGGTTGAAAGTCATCGGCCTGGAGCGTGGCCAGGAACGTTCAACTGCGGATTATTCGATGGTTCACGATGAATACCGCTACGCCGTCCGTTACGAATTGATGCAGGATCTGTCGAAAGAAACGATTACATTCCGCAACTCGCGTAACCAGCGCGCCTTGCCGATGCGCCAGCTGGGCTCATTCCTTCTTGGTGAAGGGCTTGGGGGTGCGGGGACACACTGGAATGGCCAGACTTGGCGGTTTTTGCCATACGACTTTGAAATCAAGTCCATGACCGATGAAAAATACGGCGCAAACAAATTGCCTGCGGAATATACCTTGCAGGACTGGGGCATCACATATGACGAGCTCGAGCCATATTTCGATAAATTCGAGAAGACAGCGGGGATTTCAGGAGAGGATAAAAACCCGTTCTGGGGCACGCGTTCTGCGGAATATCCAACGCCGCCGATGAAAAAGACGCCTTTGCTGTCGAAGTTTGAAACTGCCACCAGCAATTTGGGGTACACGCCGTTCATGCTGCCTTCTGCAAACTTGTCGGAAGCGTATGAAAATCCAGATGGCCAGCAAATCAGCGCTTGCCAATATTGCGGTTTCTGCGAACGCTTCGGCTGTGAATACGGGGCTAAAACTTCGCCGGAAATTACGGTCGTCCCGACAGCGCGTGAAACCGGGAATTATGATATCCGCTTCAACGCCAACGTGGTTGAAGTACTGAAAGAAGGCGACCGCGTGACAGGCGTGCGTTATATCGATACCGTGACTTTTGAAGAATTCATCCAGCCAGCGGAAGTGGTCGTATTGACAAGTTATGTCTTGAACAATGCGAAACTGCTGATGGTGTCCGAAATCGGCCAAATGTATGATCCTGAAACGGGTCGCGGGTCGCTTGGCAAAAATTACGCATACCAAATACTTCCAGGGGCGTCAGGTTTCTTTGATGAACAAATGAACGTATTCATGGGAGCGGGAGCACTTGGCATGAGTATCGATGATTTCAATGGCGATGCTTTTGACCACGGAGACCTTGATTTCATTCACGGCGCGAGCCTTTCGATGACACAAACGGGGTCCCGGCCGATCGCAACCAACCCATTGCCTCCGGACACGCCGGCATGGGGAGCGGAATTCAAGAAAGCGTCTATTGAAAACTATACCCGTACGCTCTCGGTAGGGGGGCAAGGGGCTTCAATGCCGCATCGCGATAATTATATGACCCTCGATGGGACGTATAAAGATATCTATGGGTTGCCTTTGTTGCAGCTGACATACAACTTCACCGACCAGGACCGTGCATTGCATAAATACATCACGGAAAAAGCTGCTGAAATCATGCAGGAAATGGGTGCGAAAACGGTTGTCGGCAGATCGCCGATTTCCGATTACGACATCGTCCCTTACCAGACGACGCATAACACGGGCGGTACCATCATGGGGGCGGATCCTGAAACGAGCGTCGTCAATAATTACTTGCAGCATTGGGATATGGAAAACCTGTTTGTCGTCGGGGCAGGGAATTTTGCGCATAATGGCGGCTATAACCCGACTGGCACAGTCGGCGCGCTGGCATATCGCTGTGCGGAAGGTGTCATCAAGTATAGCCAGGATGGCGGTTCTCTAGTTTAA
- a CDS encoding peptidylprolyl isomerase, with amino-acid sequence MAKKGHIHMENGEVIEFDLFPNEAPNTVANFEELANSGFYNGVVFHRVIPGFVSQGGDPTGTGMGGSGKTIKCETEGNPHKHQPGSLSMAHAGKDTGSSQFFIVHDSQPHLDGVHTVFGQVTKGLETAKAMKNGDKMEKVHVFDAE; translated from the coding sequence ATGGCGAAAAAAGGCCACATCCACATGGAAAACGGCGAAGTAATCGAATTCGATCTTTTCCCGAATGAAGCACCGAACACAGTTGCAAACTTTGAGGAGCTTGCAAACTCTGGATTCTATAACGGCGTTGTATTCCACCGCGTTATCCCAGGTTTCGTTTCCCAAGGCGGCGACCCAACCGGAACCGGCATGGGCGGCAGCGGCAAAACGATCAAATGCGAAACAGAAGGCAACCCGCATAAGCACCAGCCAGGCAGCCTTTCTATGGCACATGCCGGCAAAGACACCGGGTCTAGCCAATTCTTCATCGTCCACGATTCACAGCCGCATCTTGACGGCGTGCACACAGTCTTCGGCCAAGTAACAAAAGGCCTTGAAACTGCAAAAGCCATGAAAAACGGCGACAAAATGGAGAAAGTCCACGTCTTTGACGCTGAATAA
- a CDS encoding magnesium transporter CorA family protein produces MTRHQFKNAVWQEENAMESADFRQLLSANPKLQQWIDQSENLTVNILHADTSRIGKEVLWGSLIYKQSRHARDAQDVFHFYVSPELLVTSTLDFEEDMDMPRHLMIQQMEDAESPVEVMMILLGGMVGSVLHKIDGFEERLHQLLWNIKEHNNRQTLESIEEVRHEILLWKHLIMGFREIAMAVEETFGEAVRGQREYERTSKRIDRCVMLVESYEDEIRNMVDMENVVANYRGNEIVKTLTVLTTLFTPVMAWGALWGMNFRVMPELDLRYGYVMSIAVILVSTFLLYLYFRQKGWTGDILRSIDNKGKPKQKQD; encoded by the coding sequence ATGACGCGACATCAGTTTAAGAATGCCGTATGGCAAGAGGAAAATGCGATGGAGTCAGCGGATTTCCGGCAATTGCTCTCAGCGAATCCAAAGTTGCAGCAATGGATCGATCAATCGGAAAACCTGACCGTCAATATTCTCCACGCCGATACTTCCCGGATCGGCAAGGAGGTTTTGTGGGGTTCGCTGATTTATAAACAAAGCCGCCATGCCCGGGATGCGCAGGACGTCTTTCATTTTTATGTATCTCCGGAGTTGTTGGTGACGAGCACGCTTGATTTCGAGGAAGATATGGATATGCCAAGGCATTTGATGATCCAGCAGATGGAGGATGCGGAATCGCCGGTCGAGGTGATGATGATTCTACTCGGCGGGATGGTCGGTTCGGTGTTGCATAAAATCGATGGTTTTGAAGAACGTCTCCATCAATTGCTGTGGAATATTAAAGAACACAATAATCGCCAAACTTTGGAAAGCATCGAAGAAGTGCGCCATGAAATCCTGTTATGGAAACATTTGATCATGGGGTTTCGGGAAATCGCCATGGCAGTCGAAGAGACCTTCGGCGAAGCGGTCCGTGGGCAGAGGGAATACGAGCGGACGTCCAAGCGGATCGACCGGTGCGTCATGCTCGTTGAATCGTATGAAGATGAAATCAGGAATATGGTCGATATGGAAAATGTCGTGGCCAATTACCGGGGAAATGAAATCGTCAAGACACTGACCGTCTTGACGACCTTGTTTACGCCGGTCATGGCCTGGGGTGCTTTATGGGGGATGAATTTCCGCGTCATGCCAGAACTCGATTTAAGGTACGGTTATGTGATGTCGATTGCCGTCATCTTAGTTTCCACGTTCTTGCTGTATTTGTATTTCAGGCAAAAAGGCTGGACGGGCGATATTCTGCGGTCGATTGACAATAAGGGCAAGCCAAAGCAAAAGCAGGACTGA
- a CDS encoding amino acid ABC transporter permease, with translation MQTIINAFPYLMEGLQVTLYIFSIAIVLGFLIGLVVALLRLAPFKILNWIAKIFVDAIRGTPFIVQLFFIYFGLNSLGFFSLDNTTAGIVTVAINAGAYFSEIIRAGIQSIDKGQTEAARSLGLNSTQNMRYIVLPQAFRRMLPTITNQAIISLKDTSLLSVIGVADLTQEGRIQASATFDAFNVYLILGIIYFVVIYLLSMLASFVERKFVLR, from the coding sequence GTGCAGACAATCATCAATGCTTTTCCGTATTTAATGGAAGGCTTACAAGTGACGCTCTACATTTTCAGCATTGCCATCGTCCTCGGCTTCTTGATCGGGCTGGTCGTCGCGTTGCTGCGCTTGGCGCCGTTCAAAATCCTGAACTGGATTGCCAAGATCTTTGTCGATGCCATCCGGGGGACGCCGTTTATCGTTCAGCTGTTCTTCATTTACTTTGGCTTGAACTCGCTTGGGTTCTTTTCGCTCGACAACACGACAGCCGGGATTGTAACGGTTGCGATCAATGCGGGAGCTTATTTCTCGGAAATCATCCGGGCAGGAATCCAGTCAATCGACAAAGGGCAAACGGAAGCAGCGCGTTCGCTTGGCCTTAATTCTACACAGAACATGCGCTATATCGTTTTGCCACAGGCGTTCCGCCGCATGCTTCCGACAATTACGAACCAGGCGATCATTTCATTGAAGGATACCTCGCTCCTGTCGGTTATCGGAGTGGCGGATTTGACGCAGGAAGGGCGCATCCAGGCCAGTGCCACATTCGATGCGTTTAACGTATACTTGATCCTCGGCATCATTTACTTTGTCGTCATTTACTTGCTCTCGATGCTCGCGAGCTTTGTGGAAAGGAAGTTTGTATTGCGATGA
- the tatA gene encoding twin-arginine translocase TatA/TatE family subunit: MGGIASIGVPGLIIILVIVLIIFGPKKLPEIGGAVGKTFAEFKRSTKGLMDDDDEDEKDKKDKKDTTEPNKTESL; the protein is encoded by the coding sequence ATGGGTGGAATAGCTTCAATCGGCGTACCGGGTTTAATCATCATACTGGTCATCGTGCTGATCATTTTCGGGCCGAAAAAACTTCCGGAAATCGGCGGGGCAGTCGGCAAGACTTTTGCGGAATTCAAACGCTCAACCAAAGGGCTGATGGATGACGATGATGAAGATGAAAAAGACAAGAAAGATAAAAAGGACACAACAGAACCGAATAAAACCGAAAGTTTATGA
- a CDS encoding gluconate 2-dehydrogenase subunit 3 family protein, which yields MAEKKNVSRRDFLKTSGIAAGALVGGGIIGGVIGANTGQNGAAPSGGEAGQTGGGGTTEAVRGLQFFKNQTEFAVLQQATERIFPEDDLGPGAIGLGVPFFIDHQLAGSYGENSREYMQPPFQEGEATQGYQSRLKRNELFRQGLQKMQQEAQSRFEANFVDLEGEQMDEILTAFQDGEVELQGADAQFFFRLLRQATLNGAYADPIYGGNLNMEAWRMKGFPGHRPSYINEIESEDFVEMDPHSVGDMLS from the coding sequence ATGGCAGAGAAGAAAAATGTTTCCAGACGCGATTTCCTGAAAACTTCAGGGATTGCGGCAGGCGCTCTCGTCGGTGGAGGAATTATTGGTGGGGTGATCGGCGCAAACACGGGTCAGAATGGAGCGGCTCCTAGCGGCGGCGAAGCTGGGCAAACCGGCGGCGGGGGGACAACCGAAGCGGTACGCGGCCTGCAATTTTTCAAGAACCAAACAGAGTTTGCGGTATTGCAGCAAGCGACCGAGCGGATCTTCCCGGAAGATGATCTCGGGCCGGGTGCAATCGGGCTGGGTGTTCCATTCTTTATCGATCACCAGCTGGCAGGAAGTTACGGGGAGAACTCACGTGAGTATATGCAGCCGCCATTTCAAGAAGGCGAAGCGACCCAAGGCTACCAAAGCCGCCTGAAGCGCAATGAATTGTTCAGGCAGGGCTTGCAGAAAATGCAGCAGGAAGCGCAAAGCCGATTCGAAGCGAACTTCGTCGACCTGGAAGGGGAGCAGATGGATGAAATCCTGACAGCTTTCCAGGATGGGGAAGTGGAGTTGCAAGGGGCAGATGCCCAATTCTTTTTCCGCCTTCTGCGGCAGGCGACATTGAATGGCGCATATGCCGACCCGATCTACGGGGGCAACCTGAACATGGAAGCTTGGCGCATGAAAGGATTCCCGGGGCACCGTCCTTCCTATATCAATGAAATCGAGAGCGAAGACTTTGTGGAAATGGATCCGCATTCAGTAGGAGACATGCTGAGCTAA
- a CDS encoding GrpB family protein: MRKVIVEPYNSGWPVAFDNAAAEICGLLEGVCLDVKHIGSTAVPGLAAKPILDLLVIVSDIGAVDRFEEAFLKLGYRAKGENGLPRRRYFERGGNERTHHVHCYEQGDPEIVRHLAFRDFLRANPQIAGAYGELKISLAERYPWDIEQYIKGKQAMVQEIEKRAMGEI, translated from the coding sequence ATGCGCAAAGTGATTGTGGAGCCGTATAATTCGGGTTGGCCCGTTGCGTTCGATAACGCAGCAGCAGAAATCTGCGGCCTGCTTGAAGGCGTATGCCTGGATGTGAAGCATATTGGCAGTACCGCAGTCCCGGGGCTGGCAGCTAAGCCGATTCTCGATTTGCTCGTGATCGTTTCGGATATAGGGGCAGTAGACCGGTTTGAAGAGGCTTTCCTGAAGCTGGGCTATCGGGCGAAAGGCGAAAATGGGTTGCCGAGAAGGCGCTATTTTGAACGCGGCGGCAATGAGCGCACGCATCATGTCCATTGTTACGAACAGGGAGATCCTGAGATTGTGCGCCACCTTGCATTCCGGGACTTCTTGAGGGCGAATCCGCAAATTGCTGGAGCTTACGGCGAATTGAAGATAAGCCTAGCGGAACGGTACCCTTGGGACATCGAACAATACATAAAAGGAAAACAGGCGATGGTGCAGGAAATTGAGAAACGGGCGATGGGAGAGATTTGA
- a CDS encoding SDR family oxidoreductase, whose amino-acid sequence MDLGLKEKVVVVMASSKGLGKASALEFAKEGATVIVSSRNEESASAAAEEIRGTSGNEHVHAFTCDMSKAEDIKQLFHQVSERFGRIDVLINNTGGPKAGGFDNMGDDDWYAAFDQNLLSYIRTCREVLPFMKEQQFGRIINVSSSSTKEVIDGLILSNTMRAGMVGFAKTLAREVAADNIMVNTVGPGKISTGRIAELNEAAAKRQGITADEVLKNTEAQIPAGRLGDPAEFARTVVFLASAANSYVTGQSIVVDGAFLKAL is encoded by the coding sequence GTGGATCTTGGATTAAAAGAAAAAGTAGTGGTCGTCATGGCCTCCAGTAAAGGGCTCGGCAAAGCCTCCGCCTTGGAATTCGCCAAAGAAGGGGCAACCGTCATCGTCTCAAGCCGCAATGAGGAATCAGCAAGCGCGGCTGCCGAAGAAATCCGCGGCACAAGCGGAAACGAACATGTCCATGCATTTACGTGTGATATGTCAAAAGCTGAAGACATCAAGCAATTATTCCACCAAGTATCCGAGCGGTTCGGGCGTATCGACGTGCTCATCAACAATACCGGCGGGCCAAAAGCAGGCGGCTTCGACAACATGGGTGATGACGATTGGTACGCGGCGTTCGACCAAAACTTACTCAGCTATATCCGTACTTGCCGTGAAGTGCTTCCATTTATGAAAGAACAGCAATTCGGCCGCATCATCAATGTTTCCTCTTCTTCAACAAAAGAAGTGATCGATGGCTTGATCCTATCGAACACGATGCGCGCCGGCATGGTCGGCTTCGCGAAAACACTGGCCCGGGAAGTGGCCGCTGACAACATCATGGTCAATACGGTCGGCCCTGGCAAGATTTCCACCGGCCGCATCGCAGAACTCAACGAAGCCGCAGCCAAACGGCAAGGCATTACAGCGGACGAAGTATTGAAAAATACAGAAGCGCAGATTCCAGCCGGCCGCCTAGGCGACCCCGCCGAATTCGCCCGCACCGTCGTCTTCTTGGCTTCTGCTGCCAATTCATATGTTACCGGGCAATCGATCGTCGTGGACGGCGCGTTCCTGAAAGCACTATAA